In one window of Pseudomonas putida DNA:
- a CDS encoding epoxide hydrolase family protein — protein sequence MSTLSTLEPFKVDIPQAAIDDLHQRLRAIRWPDPELVADWSQGVPLEAAKGLIDHWLNRYDWRQFEARINRFEQFHTQIDGVAVHFIHARSPHPQAMPILLTHGWPGSVVEFLDVIERLTDPTRFGGRAEDAFHVVVPSIPGYGFSEKPTEQGWNPQRIARAWAVLMTERLGYPRWVAQGGDWGSAITHALASQQPAGLLAAHVNLLLVVPEHAPKHPTEAELRALSDVDHYLDQMSGYADQMNTRPQTIGYALNDSPLALAMWMYEKFWEWTDNKGRPEDALSRDQMLDDISLYWFTGTGTSSARLYWEGVGSTIRDRSFFSAVRASSERIQLPMGATVFPAETFQPPRKWAEQAYAELFYWNEAEHGGHFAAFEQPQIFAREMWRAFARFR from the coding sequence ATGTCCACGCTTTCCACCCTCGAGCCATTCAAGGTCGATATCCCGCAGGCTGCAATCGACGACCTGCACCAGCGCCTGCGCGCCATCCGCTGGCCCGATCCGGAACTGGTCGCCGACTGGTCCCAGGGCGTGCCCCTGGAGGCTGCCAAGGGCTTGATCGACCATTGGCTCAACCGCTACGACTGGCGCCAGTTCGAGGCTCGCATCAACCGCTTCGAGCAGTTCCACACACAGATCGACGGCGTCGCTGTTCACTTCATCCATGCGCGCTCGCCGCATCCCCAGGCGATGCCGATACTGCTCACCCATGGCTGGCCGGGTTCGGTGGTGGAGTTTCTCGACGTCATCGAGCGCCTTACCGACCCGACCCGCTTCGGCGGCCGTGCCGAAGACGCCTTCCACGTCGTGGTGCCGTCGATTCCCGGCTATGGCTTCTCGGAAAAGCCCACCGAGCAGGGCTGGAATCCACAGCGGATTGCCCGTGCCTGGGCCGTGCTGATGACCGAGAGGCTCGGGTACCCGCGCTGGGTCGCCCAAGGCGGTGATTGGGGTTCGGCGATCACCCACGCACTGGCCAGTCAGCAGCCGGCGGGCTTGCTCGCCGCCCATGTGAACCTGTTGCTGGTGGTGCCCGAGCACGCACCGAAGCATCCCACCGAGGCCGAGCTGCGGGCGCTGAGTGACGTGGATCATTACCTGGACCAGATGTCCGGCTATGCCGACCAGATGAACACCCGGCCGCAGACCATCGGCTATGCACTGAACGACTCGCCGCTGGCGCTGGCCATGTGGATGTACGAGAAATTCTGGGAGTGGACCGATAACAAGGGGCGCCCGGAAGATGCCCTGAGCCGCGACCAGATGCTCGATGACATCTCGCTGTACTGGTTCACCGGCACCGGTACGTCCAGCGCCCGCTTGTACTGGGAGGGTGTGGGCAGCACCATTCGCGACCGCAGTTTCTTCTCGGCGGTGCGTGCGTCTTCAGAGCGCATCCAGTTGCCGATGGGGGCCACGGTGTTTCCCGCCGAGACCTTCCAGCCGCCGCGCAAGTGGGCCGAGCAAGCCTACGCTGAACTGTTCTACTGGAATGAAGCCGAGCACGGCGGGCACTTCGCGGCGTTCGAGCAGCCGCAGATCTTTGCCCGGGAGATGTGGCGGGCCTTTGCGCGGTTCCGCTGA
- a CDS encoding TetR/AcrR family transcriptional regulator has protein sequence MTRKISFDYQQALASATDLFWKNGYAATGLRDLLKVMGIGEGSFYNTLKSKKQLYLACVERYNEEVVGKREQALLAAPTAALGIRAFFADVLDSLDNPQTPSRLCLLAAMETEEVLVDDELRLRAEQALADLKAMFALRLAEDRERGELPASLDPQLNAAIIATYLKGLWRMALVEYERPAFERQIDAFLTALGL, from the coding sequence ATGACACGAAAAATCTCATTCGACTATCAGCAAGCCCTGGCCAGCGCCACGGACTTGTTCTGGAAAAACGGCTACGCCGCCACCGGCCTGCGCGATCTGCTCAAGGTCATGGGCATCGGCGAGGGCTCGTTCTACAACACCCTCAAGAGCAAGAAGCAGCTCTACCTGGCCTGCGTCGAGCGCTACAACGAAGAGGTGGTCGGCAAGCGCGAACAGGCTCTGTTGGCCGCACCGACTGCGGCCCTGGGCATCCGTGCGTTCTTCGCCGATGTGCTCGACAGCCTCGACAACCCACAAACGCCCTCGCGCCTGTGCCTGCTCGCGGCGATGGAGACCGAGGAAGTGTTGGTCGACGACGAGCTGAGGTTACGCGCCGAGCAGGCGCTGGCGGACTTGAAAGCCATGTTCGCCTTGCGCCTGGCCGAGGACCGCGAGCGTGGGGAGTTGCCGGCGAGCCTGGACCCGCAATTGAATGCAGCGATCATCGCCACCTACCTCAAAGGGCTGTGGCGCATGGCGTTGGTGGAGTATGAGCGGCCGGCGTTCGAGCGGCAGATCGATGCCTTCCTGACGGCGCTCGGGCTGTAG
- a CDS encoding AsmA family protein, with protein sequence MTRPARIFTWILASLAALLVILVVVIATFDWNRIKPLLNEKVSEALHRPFAINGNLAVHWQREPDEGGWRAWVPWPRFVAEDLTLGNPDWLKEPQMVGLERVEFRLSPLPLLFQQISIPRIDLTHPTASLTRLADGRANWTFDFGPKDENAEPSRWVLDIGAIGFDQGNVRFDDQTLKTDMKVQIDPLGKPIPFSEIVGKASAEKAGGAQDYAFGLKAEGRYKGQPVSATGKIGGLLALQDARQPFPLQVDARVGDTRAAVAGTLTDPRNLGALDLRLKLSGSSLGNLYPLTGVTLPDTPAYSTDGHLSANLHDPQGARFRYEGFNGKIGDSDIHGDLAFVASQPRPKLSGNLVSNQLLFKDLAPLIGADSNAEQKARGGASKQPTGKVLPVEEFRTDRWRAMDADVTFAGKRIVHSEQLPFKDLSAHVVLEDGLLRMVPLRFGVAGGNLDANIRLDGRSVPMQGRARLTARGFKLKELFPTFAPMQTSFGELNGDADLSGRGNSVAALLGTSNGDLRLLINDGAISRSLMEIAGLNVGNYVVDKLFGDEDVKINCAAADVGVKDGLATTRLFVFDTENAIIYIDGTANFASEQLDLKVTPESKGLRLFSLRSPLYVRGPFAKPSAGVQAVPLALRGAGMVALGVAIGPAAGLLALIAPSGDVPNQCTPLLERMKAGKAPAAVKPKK encoded by the coding sequence ATGACGCGCCCCGCCAGAATCTTCACCTGGATCCTCGCCAGCCTCGCGGCCTTGCTGGTGATACTGGTGGTGGTGATTGCCACCTTCGACTGGAACCGTATCAAGCCGCTGCTCAACGAGAAGGTCTCCGAAGCGCTGCACCGCCCGTTCGCCATCAATGGCAACCTCGCCGTGCACTGGCAACGCGAGCCCGATGAGGGCGGCTGGCGCGCCTGGGTGCCTTGGCCGCGCTTCGTGGCCGAAGACCTGACCCTGGGCAATCCCGACTGGCTCAAGGAGCCGCAGATGGTCGGCCTGGAACGTGTCGAGTTTCGCCTGTCGCCGCTGCCGCTGTTGTTCCAGCAGATCTCGATCCCCCGAATCGACCTTACTCATCCCACCGCCAGCCTCACGCGCCTGGCTGACGGCCGCGCTAACTGGACTTTCGATTTCGGGCCCAAGGACGAGAACGCCGAACCTTCCAGGTGGGTGCTCGATATCGGGGCGATCGGATTCGACCAGGGTAATGTGCGCTTCGACGACCAGACCCTGAAAACCGACATGAAGGTGCAGATCGACCCGCTGGGCAAGCCGATCCCGTTCAGCGAGATCGTCGGCAAGGCCAGCGCGGAAAAAGCCGGTGGCGCGCAGGATTACGCGTTCGGGCTCAAGGCCGAAGGCCGCTACAAGGGCCAGCCAGTGTCCGCGACCGGCAAGATCGGCGGCTTGCTGGCGCTGCAGGACGCCAGGCAGCCATTCCCGCTGCAGGTCGATGCGCGCGTAGGCGACACCCGCGCAGCCGTCGCCGGCACCCTGACCGACCCACGCAATCTCGGCGCTCTGGACCTGCGCTTGAAGCTTTCCGGCAGCAGCCTGGGCAACCTCTACCCGCTGACCGGTGTGACCCTGCCCGATACCCCTGCGTATTCCACCGACGGCCACCTCAGCGCCAACCTGCATGATCCGCAGGGCGCGCGTTTCCGCTACGAAGGCTTCAACGGCAAGATCGGTGACAGCGACATCCATGGCGACCTGGCCTTCGTCGCCAGCCAGCCACGCCCCAAGCTCTCCGGCAACCTGGTCTCCAATCAGTTGCTGTTCAAGGACCTGGCGCCACTGATCGGCGCCGATTCCAATGCCGAGCAAAAAGCCCGTGGTGGCGCCAGCAAGCAGCCGACCGGCAAGGTGCTGCCGGTAGAGGAGTTCCGCACCGACCGCTGGCGGGCGATGGATGCCGACGTGACGTTCGCTGGCAAGCGCATCGTGCATAGCGAGCAGTTGCCGTTCAAGGATCTGTCTGCCCATGTGGTGCTCGAGGACGGTCTGCTGCGTATGGTCCCGCTGCGCTTTGGCGTGGCCGGCGGCAACCTCGATGCCAATATTCGCCTCGATGGCCGCTCGGTGCCGATGCAGGGCCGGGCCCGCCTGACTGCCCGCGGCTTCAAGCTCAAGGAGCTGTTCCCGACCTTTGCCCCGATGCAGACCAGCTTCGGCGAGCTGAACGGCGACGCCGACCTGAGCGGTCGCGGCAACTCTGTGGCGGCGTTGCTGGGCACCTCCAACGGCGACCTGCGCCTGCTGATCAATGATGGTGCGATCAGCCGCAGCCTGATGGAGATCGCCGGGCTCAACGTCGGCAACTACGTGGTCGACAAGCTGTTTGGCGACGAGGATGTGAAGATCAACTGCGCGGCGGCCGACGTCGGTGTCAAGGATGGCCTGGCGACCACGCGGCTGTTCGTGTTCGACACCGAGAACGCGATCATCTACATCGATGGCACGGCGAATTTCGCCAGCGAGCAACTGGACCTGAAGGTCACTCCGGAATCCAAGGGGCTGCGCCTGTTCTCGCTGCGCTCACCGCTGTATGTGCGTGGGCCGTTCGCCAAGCCCAGTGCTGGCGTGCAAGCGGTGCCGCTGGCCTTGCGTGGCGCAGGGATGGTAGCGCTGGGTGTGGCGATCGGGCCGGCCGCCGGGTTGCTGGCGCTGATCGCTCCGAGTGGTGATGTGCCCAACCAGTGCACGCCGCTGCTGGAGCGGATGAAGGCCGGCAAGGCGCCTGCGGCGGTGAAGCCGAAGAAGTAG
- a CDS encoding TetR family transcriptional regulator, which produces MLPRAEQKQQTRQALLDAACQLMESGRGFGSISLREVAKAAGIVPTGFYRHFPDMDALGLALVAEVDATFRQTIRLVRHNEFELGGITDASVRIFLDVVAAHRAQFLFLAREQYGGSQPVRQAIARLRRDISSDLATDLARMTRWQHLDSAALGVMADLVVKTVFATLPELIDSPDPACPQALTAQDKITQQLRFIFVGARHWQGLGNPG; this is translated from the coding sequence ATGCTGCCGCGTGCCGAACAGAAGCAACAGACCCGCCAGGCCTTGCTCGACGCCGCCTGCCAGCTCATGGAGAGTGGCCGGGGCTTCGGCAGCATCAGTCTGCGCGAAGTGGCCAAGGCGGCCGGTATCGTCCCCACCGGTTTCTACCGGCATTTCCCCGATATGGATGCCCTGGGCCTGGCGCTGGTCGCCGAGGTCGATGCCACCTTCCGCCAGACCATTCGCCTGGTGCGCCACAACGAATTCGAACTCGGTGGCATCACCGACGCCTCGGTACGTATCTTCCTCGATGTGGTAGCGGCTCACCGCGCCCAGTTCCTGTTCCTCGCCCGTGAACAGTACGGCGGCTCGCAGCCCGTGCGCCAGGCCATCGCCCGACTGCGCCGGGATATCAGCTCTGACCTGGCTACCGACCTTGCACGCATGACCCGCTGGCAGCATCTGGACAGCGCCGCCCTCGGGGTGATGGCCGACCTGGTGGTCAAGACCGTGTTCGCCACCCTGCCAGAGCTGATCGACAGCCCTGATCCGGCTTGCCCGCAGGCGCTGACCGCGCAGGACAAGATCACCCAGCAACTGCGCTTCATTTTCGTCGGGGCGCGGCATTGGCAGGGGTTGGGGAATCCGGGCTGA
- a CDS encoding AGE family epimerase/isomerase, whose translation MSNPRPTPSELSTCLASVREHFAKRIVPLWQGPGWNADMALPFEALDAEHHPLPVQRYRAMACARQLYLFSSRIEQPGAAERAAALFRSLQRHFHDAEHGGWFYSIDADGKPLDRRKDLYTHAFIVFACAHYWGKVREGLVESALNAALEIIEEQFARDDGLYEAVLGEDWSDLGSGPLQNPQMHLAEAFLQTLAVREDDAAQAALVQLCTALQAQFIDPAHGVMLEKPRGAVDNWFEPGHQFEWFYLLDTSPLLRGTPLHASISRAFEYAERCGVKDAAVLASLDVEGKVIDATQRIWAQAEYLRALALKPGNEAKLMTQLKALEDNFLHAGGWHECRDGQGAVSRHDMPSTTPYHLATCLEGLQRLL comes from the coding sequence ATGTCCAACCCCCGCCCTACCCCGTCCGAGCTGAGTACCTGCCTGGCTTCTGTGCGCGAACATTTCGCCAAGCGCATCGTGCCCTTGTGGCAAGGTCCCGGTTGGAACGCCGACATGGCCCTGCCCTTCGAAGCCCTCGACGCCGAACACCACCCCCTGCCGGTGCAGCGCTACCGCGCCATGGCCTGCGCACGCCAGCTGTACCTGTTCAGCAGCCGCATCGAGCAACCCGGTGCCGCCGAGCGCGCCGCCGCCCTGTTCCGCTCGCTGCAACGGCATTTTCACGATGCCGAGCACGGCGGCTGGTTCTACAGCATCGATGCCGACGGCAAGCCACTGGACCGACGCAAGGACCTCTACACCCACGCCTTCATCGTCTTCGCCTGCGCCCACTACTGGGGCAAGGTCCGCGAAGGGCTGGTCGAGTCGGCGCTGAACGCCGCCCTGGAAATCATCGAGGAACAGTTCGCCCGGGATGATGGCCTGTACGAAGCCGTACTCGGCGAAGACTGGTCCGATCTTGGCAGCGGCCCGCTGCAGAACCCGCAGATGCACCTGGCCGAAGCCTTCCTGCAGACCCTGGCCGTACGCGAGGACGATGCCGCGCAAGCGGCCCTGGTGCAGTTATGCACAGCCCTGCAGGCGCAGTTCATCGATCCGGCCCACGGCGTGATGCTGGAGAAACCCCGCGGTGCTGTGGATAACTGGTTCGAGCCTGGGCATCAGTTCGAATGGTTCTACCTGCTCGACACCTCGCCACTGCTGCGCGGCACACCGCTGCATGCATCGATCAGCCGGGCATTCGAGTACGCCGAGCGCTGCGGCGTGAAGGACGCGGCGGTGCTCGCTTCGCTGGATGTCGAAGGCAAGGTGATCGATGCGACCCAGCGGATCTGGGCCCAGGCCGAATATCTGCGGGCGCTGGCATTGAAGCCAGGCAACGAGGCGAAGCTGATGACCCAGCTCAAAGCCCTCGAAGACAACTTCCTGCATGCCGGCGGCTGGCACGAATGCCGCGACGGCCAGGGCGCAGTCAGCCGACACGACATGCCGTCCACCACGCCCTACCACCTGGCCACCTGCCTCGAAGGCCTGCAACGCCTGCTCTGA
- a CDS encoding SDR family oxidoreductase, with protein sequence MTSTVFITGATSGFGEATARRFADAGWKLVLTGRRKERLDALCAELSAKTEVLGLVVDVRDRKAMEAAIASLPPAFDKLQGLVNNAGLALGADPAPQCDLDDWETMVDTNIKGLMYTTRLLLPRLIAHGRGASILNVGSVAGNYPYPGSHVYGGTKAFVGQFSLSLRCDLRGTGVRVTNIEPGLCESEFSLVRFGGDQSRYDATYAGAEPIQPQDIADTIFWVLNQPAHININNLELMPVSQDWAGFSIDRSAKG encoded by the coding sequence ATGACGTCCACCGTATTCATCACAGGTGCCACTTCCGGTTTCGGTGAAGCCACTGCCCGTCGTTTCGCCGACGCTGGCTGGAAGCTGGTGCTTACTGGTCGCCGCAAGGAGCGCCTGGATGCCCTGTGCGCCGAGCTGTCGGCCAAGACCGAGGTGCTCGGCCTGGTGGTCGATGTGCGCGACCGCAAGGCGATGGAGGCGGCCATTGCCAGCCTGCCGCCGGCCTTCGACAAGCTGCAGGGCCTGGTCAACAACGCAGGGCTTGCCCTGGGGGCAGACCCGGCACCGCAGTGCGACCTGGACGACTGGGAAACCATGGTCGACACCAACATCAAGGGCCTGATGTACACCACCCGCCTGCTGTTGCCGCGCCTGATCGCCCATGGCCGTGGCGCAAGCATCCTCAATGTGGGTTCGGTGGCGGGTAACTATCCCTATCCGGGCAGCCATGTGTATGGCGGCACCAAGGCCTTTGTCGGGCAGTTCTCCCTGAGCCTGCGCTGCGACCTGCGCGGCACCGGCGTACGGGTGACCAACATCGAGCCGGGCCTGTGCGAAAGCGAGTTCTCGCTGGTGCGCTTCGGTGGCGACCAGTCGCGCTACGACGCTACTTACGCGGGCGCCGAGCCGATCCAGCCGCAGGACATCGCTGACACTATCTTCTGGGTGCTCAACCAGCCGGCGCACATCAACATCAACAACCTTGAGCTGATGCCGGTAAGTCAGGACTGGGCTGGGTTCTCGATCGACCGTTCGGCCAAGGGCTGA
- a CDS encoding ABC transporter ATP-binding protein, with the protein MSAPILELKDLDVFYGPIQALKKVSMHIEEGETVSLIGANGAGKSTLLMSIFGQPRAASGQILYRGTDITRKSSHYIASNGIAQSPEGRRVFPDMTVEENLMMGTIPIGDKHADEDMQRMYELFPRLKERRNQRAMTMSGGEQQMLAIARALMSRPKLLLLDEPSLGLAPIVVKQIFSTLRELAKTGMTIFLVEQNANHALKLSDRAYVMVNGQIRMTGTGQELLVNEEVRSAYLGGH; encoded by the coding sequence ATGAGTGCACCCATTCTCGAGCTCAAGGACCTGGATGTGTTCTATGGGCCGATCCAGGCGCTGAAGAAGGTCTCGATGCACATCGAGGAGGGCGAGACGGTCAGCCTGATCGGTGCCAACGGTGCGGGCAAGTCCACGCTGCTGATGTCGATCTTCGGCCAACCGCGGGCAGCTTCCGGGCAGATCCTCTACCGTGGCACTGACATTACCCGCAAGTCGTCGCACTACATCGCCTCCAACGGCATCGCCCAGTCACCGGAAGGGCGGCGGGTGTTCCCCGACATGACCGTCGAGGAGAACCTGATGATGGGCACCATCCCCATCGGCGACAAGCATGCCGACGAAGACATGCAGCGCATGTACGAGCTGTTCCCGCGACTCAAGGAGCGACGCAACCAGCGGGCCATGACCATGTCTGGCGGCGAGCAGCAGATGCTGGCCATCGCCCGCGCCTTGATGAGCCGGCCCAAGCTGCTGTTGCTGGACGAGCCGTCGCTGGGGTTGGCGCCGATCGTGGTCAAGCAGATCTTCTCGACCCTGCGCGAGCTGGCCAAGACCGGCATGACCATTTTCCTGGTCGAGCAGAACGCCAACCATGCGCTGAAACTGTCGGACCGGGCCTATGTGATGGTCAACGGGCAGATCCGCATGACCGGGACCGGGCAGGAGTTGCTGGTCAACGAAGAGGTGCGTAGCGCATATCTGGGTGGGCATTAA
- a CDS encoding ATP-binding cassette domain-containing protein — protein sequence MSDEIILSVDNLMMQFGGIKALSDVSLKVKRNQIFALIGPNGAGKTTVFNCLTGFYKASGGRIELNVRGSHTNVIQLLGERFEATDFVSPARFANRLYYKMFGGTHLVNRAGLARTFQNIRLFKEMSVVENLLVAQHMWVNRNLLAGVLNTKGYRQAESDALDHAFYWLEVVDLVDCANRLAGELSYGQQRRLEIARAMCTRPKIICLDEPAAGLNPQETEALSRMIRVLRDEHDITVVLIEHDMGMVMSISDHIVVLDHGNVIAEGAPQDIRNNPTVIAAYLGADEEELI from the coding sequence ATGAGCGACGAAATCATTCTCTCGGTCGACAACCTGATGATGCAGTTCGGCGGCATCAAGGCGCTCAGCGACGTCAGCCTGAAGGTCAAGCGCAACCAGATCTTCGCCCTGATCGGCCCCAACGGCGCCGGCAAGACCACGGTGTTCAACTGCCTGACCGGCTTCTACAAGGCCAGCGGTGGGCGTATCGAGCTGAACGTGCGTGGCAGCCACACCAACGTCATCCAACTGCTGGGCGAACGCTTCGAGGCGACGGATTTCGTTTCGCCGGCCCGCTTCGCCAATCGTCTGTACTACAAGATGTTCGGCGGTACCCATCTGGTGAACCGCGCGGGCCTTGCGCGCACCTTCCAGAACATTCGTCTGTTCAAGGAAATGTCGGTGGTGGAAAACCTGCTGGTGGCCCAGCACATGTGGGTCAACCGCAACCTGTTGGCCGGGGTGCTCAACACCAAGGGGTATCGCCAGGCCGAAAGCGACGCGCTGGACCACGCGTTCTACTGGTTGGAGGTGGTCGATCTGGTCGATTGCGCCAACCGCCTGGCTGGCGAGTTGTCGTACGGTCAGCAGCGTCGGCTGGAGATCGCCCGGGCCATGTGCACGCGGCCGAAGATCATCTGCCTGGACGAGCCGGCCGCCGGTCTCAACCCGCAGGAGACCGAGGCGCTGAGCCGCATGATCCGTGTGCTGCGCGACGAACACGACATCACCGTGGTGCTGATCGAGCACGACATGGGCATGGTCATGAGCATTTCCGATCACATCGTCGTGCTCGACCACGGCAATGTGATCGCCGAAGGCGCCCCGCAGGACATCCGCAACAACCCGACGGTGATCGCCGCCTACCTGGGTGCCGACGAAGAGGAACTGATATGA
- the livM gene encoding high-affinity branched-chain amino acid ABC transporter permease LivM — MSVANTASTSPSKGFDIKRSLIETLVAGLLALIVFGPVVGVVLDGYSFNAEPRRVAWLVGGVMIGRFVLSLFLQTTTGQRLLQGFDSGGSGVHVLAPDYKSRLRYIIPALIVIAIVFPIFANKYLLTVVILGLIYVLLGLGLNIVVGLAGLLDLGYVAFYAIGAYGLALGYQYLGLGFWSVLPLAAIAAALAGCILGFPVLRMHGDYLAIVTLGFGEIIRLVLNNWLSFTGGPNGMPAPSPTFFGLEFGRRAKDGGVPFHEFFGIEYNANYKFLFIYIVLFLVVLAVLYIKHRLTRMPVGRAWEALREDEIACRSMGLNHVLVKLSAFTLGASTAGLAGVFFATYQGFVNPSSFTFFESALILAIVVLGGMGSTVGVVIAAFVLTVAPELLRSFSEYRVLLFGVLMVLMMIWRPRGLIRISRTGVVPRKGVAP; from the coding sequence ATGTCCGTTGCCAATACTGCCTCCACTTCCCCAAGCAAGGGTTTCGACATCAAGCGCAGCCTGATCGAGACCCTCGTCGCCGGCCTGCTGGCGCTCATCGTTTTCGGACCTGTCGTCGGCGTGGTGCTCGACGGCTACAGCTTCAATGCAGAACCCCGGCGCGTGGCCTGGCTGGTCGGCGGGGTGATGATCGGTCGCTTCGTGCTCAGCCTGTTCCTGCAGACAACCACCGGCCAACGCCTGCTGCAAGGTTTCGACAGCGGCGGCTCAGGCGTGCACGTGCTGGCACCCGACTACAAGTCGCGCCTGCGCTACATCATCCCGGCGCTGATCGTCATCGCCATCGTCTTCCCGATCTTTGCCAACAAGTACTTGCTGACCGTGGTCATCCTCGGGCTGATCTATGTGCTGCTGGGCCTGGGCCTGAACATCGTGGTCGGCCTGGCCGGGTTGCTCGACCTGGGTTACGTGGCGTTCTACGCCATTGGCGCCTATGGCCTGGCGCTGGGCTACCAGTACCTGGGGCTGGGCTTCTGGAGCGTGCTACCGCTGGCGGCCATCGCTGCGGCACTGGCCGGATGCATACTGGGCTTCCCGGTGTTGCGCATGCATGGCGACTACTTGGCGATCGTGACCCTGGGCTTCGGTGAGATCATCCGCCTGGTGCTGAACAACTGGCTGTCGTTCACTGGTGGCCCGAACGGCATGCCGGCGCCGTCGCCGACCTTCTTCGGGCTGGAGTTCGGCCGTCGGGCGAAGGATGGTGGGGTGCCGTTCCACGAGTTCTTCGGTATCGAATACAACGCCAACTACAAGTTCCTGTTCATCTACATCGTGCTGTTCCTGGTGGTATTGGCGGTGCTCTACATCAAGCACCGGCTGACGCGCATGCCGGTCGGCCGCGCTTGGGAGGCGCTGCGCGAAGACGAGATCGCCTGCCGTTCGATGGGCCTGAACCACGTGCTGGTCAAGCTTTCGGCCTTCACCCTTGGCGCGTCTACTGCCGGTCTTGCCGGTGTGTTCTTCGCCACTTACCAAGGCTTCGTCAACCCGTCCTCGTTCACCTTCTTCGAATCGGCGTTGATCCTGGCCATCGTCGTGCTGGGCGGGATGGGCTCGACCGTGGGCGTGGTGATCGCCGCCTTCGTGCTGACCGTGGCGCCGGAGCTGCTACGCAGCTTCTCCGAGTACCGCGTGCTGCTGTTCGGTGTGCTGATGGTGCTGATGATGATCTGGCGACCGCGAGGGCTGATTCGCATCAGCCGCACTGGCGTGGTCCCACGTAAAGGAGTGGCGCCATGA
- a CDS encoding ABC transporter permease subunit, whose amino-acid sequence MDGIFLQQLINGLTLGSVYGLIAIGYTMVYGIIGMINFAHGEVYMISAYLAAISLALLAYFGIESFPLLMLGTLLFTIVVTGVYGFTIERIAYKPLRNSTRLAPLISAIGISLILQNYAQLSQGARQQGVPTLLEGAWRVDIGTGFVQLTYTKIFILVAAFVGMGLLTYVIKYTKLGRMCRATQQDRKMASILGINTDRVISYVFVIGAVMAALAGVLITMNYGTFDFYAGFIIGIKAFTAAVLGGIGSLPGAMLGGIILGISESLFSGLVNSDYKDVFSFSLLVIILIFRPQGLLGRPLVAKV is encoded by the coding sequence ATGGATGGTATTTTCCTGCAGCAACTGATCAATGGGCTGACCCTCGGGTCTGTCTATGGTCTGATCGCCATCGGCTACACAATGGTCTATGGCATCATCGGCATGATCAACTTCGCGCACGGCGAGGTGTATATGATCTCCGCGTATCTCGCGGCGATCAGCCTGGCATTGCTGGCCTACTTCGGTATCGAATCCTTCCCGCTGCTGATGCTTGGCACGCTGTTGTTCACCATTGTCGTCACCGGTGTCTATGGCTTCACCATCGAGCGCATCGCCTACAAGCCACTGCGCAACTCCACCCGCCTGGCGCCGCTGATCAGCGCCATCGGTATCTCGCTGATCCTGCAGAACTACGCGCAACTCAGCCAGGGGGCGCGCCAGCAAGGCGTACCGACCCTGCTCGAAGGTGCCTGGCGCGTCGATATCGGCACCGGCTTCGTCCAGCTCACCTACACCAAGATCTTCATCCTGGTGGCCGCCTTCGTCGGCATGGGCCTGCTCACCTATGTCATCAAGTACACCAAGCTCGGGCGCATGTGCCGCGCCACCCAGCAGGACCGCAAGATGGCGTCGATCCTCGGGATCAACACCGACCGGGTGATCTCCTATGTGTTCGTCATCGGTGCGGTGATGGCAGCGCTGGCGGGTGTGCTGATCACCATGAACTACGGCACCTTCGACTTCTATGCGGGCTTCATCATCGGCATCAAGGCGTTCACTGCCGCGGTACTCGGGGGCATCGGCTCGCTACCGGGCGCCATGCTCGGCGGGATCATCCTGGGCATTTCCGAGTCGCTGTTCTCTGGGCTGGTCAACTCCGACTACAAGGACGTATTCAGCTTCTCGCTGTTGGTGATAATCCTCATCTTCCGTCCACAAGGCCTGCTCGGTCGCCCGCTCGTGGCTAAGGTGTGA